The following are encoded in a window of bacterium genomic DNA:
- a CDS encoding rod shape-determining protein codes for MSFFKPKLGIDLGTTTVLVFVPARGIVLHEPSVVAVSLGDNRILAVGNDAKEMIGRTPDAIRAYRPMKDGVIADYRVTEAMLRYYIRKALGRWNLFRPEVMVSVPAGVTSTERRAVVEAATKAGARQAYVVKEPILAAIGAGIPIYEARGHMVVDIGGGTTDVAVISLGGIVASTSVKCAGNRIDHAIADYIKKNFNLSVGDKMAEQIKIAIGSAVPVEGELTMKVKGRDSLTGLPRTLELGTNEIVKAISKELRIMIGAIKDVLQETPPELASDIIDNGITLTGGSSQLRNLTELILRRTGVKAQVAKDAPFCVAKGTGEALKHLDVYKKAIISKR; via the coding sequence ATGTCCTTCTTCAAGCCGAAACTCGGGATCGACCTCGGAACGACGACCGTCCTCGTATTCGTTCCCGCCCGCGGCATCGTGCTGCATGAGCCGTCCGTGGTTGCGGTCTCTTTGGGAGATAACCGCATCCTCGCGGTCGGTAATGATGCTAAGGAGATGATCGGTCGTACGCCGGATGCGATCCGCGCCTATCGTCCGATGAAAGACGGCGTCATCGCGGATTATCGTGTGACCGAAGCGATGCTCCGCTACTACATCCGCAAAGCCTTGGGGCGTTGGAATCTCTTCCGACCGGAAGTCATGGTCTCGGTGCCGGCAGGTGTTACTTCTACGGAGCGACGCGCCGTCGTCGAGGCGGCAACGAAAGCCGGCGCGCGCCAAGCGTATGTCGTGAAGGAACCGATCCTCGCGGCGATCGGTGCGGGCATTCCGATCTACGAAGCGCGTGGACACATGGTCGTCGACATCGGTGGCGGTACGACCGACGTCGCCGTCATCTCGCTCGGCGGCATCGTCGCATCGACGTCGGTGAAGTGTGCCGGTAACCGCATCGATCATGCGATCGCCGATTACATCAAGAAGAATTTCAATCTCTCCGTGGGAGATAAGATGGCTGAGCAGATCAAGATCGCGATCGGCTCCGCGGTGCCGGTAGAAGGGGAGCTCACCATGAAAGTGAAAGGTCGTGATTCGCTCACGGGTCTTCCGCGTACGCTCGAACTCGGCACGAACGAGATCGTGAAAGCGATCTCGAAGGAATTGAGAATCATGATCGGCGCGATCAAGGACGTCTTGCAGGAGACACCGCCTGAGCTCGCATCGGATATCATCGACAACGGCATCACCCTCACGGGCGGTTCGTCGCAGCTGCGCAATCTCACGGAACTCATCCTGCGTCGCACGGGCGTCAAAGCGCAGGTCGCGAAGGACGCGCCGTTCTGCGTGGCGAAGGGAACCGGCGAAGCCCTGAAGCATCTCGATGTATATAAGAAGGCGATCATCTCGAAGCGTTAA
- the frr gene encoding ribosome recycling factor: MAYDFKNLEGKLAGAKEWLSREYQGLRTGRAAPAILDGISVQAYGSMMPLKQVATIGVEDARSLRVQAFDQSLIKDIERAITQADLGVGIGSDASGVRVTFPELTSERREQLIKLAKSKLEDARTTVRLAREEAWKEIQDQEKEGGMGEDEKFRLKEEMQKKVDAANEELQKVFDKKETEMSS; this comes from the coding sequence ATGGCATACGACTTCAAGAATCTGGAAGGCAAGCTCGCCGGAGCGAAGGAATGGCTCTCGCGTGAATATCAGGGACTCCGCACCGGCCGTGCAGCACCCGCTATCCTCGACGGCATCTCCGTCCAGGCCTACGGCTCCATGATGCCGCTCAAGCAGGTGGCGACGATCGGCGTCGAAGATGCGCGCTCGCTGCGTGTCCAGGCATTCGATCAATCACTCATCAAGGATATCGAGCGTGCGATCACGCAGGCTGATCTCGGTGTCGGCATCGGCTCCGATGCTTCCGGTGTACGCGTCACATTCCCCGAGCTTACGTCGGAGCGACGCGAGCAGCTCATCAAGCTCGCGAAGAGCAAATTGGAAGATGCGCGCACCACGGTTCGTCTCGCGCGCGAAGAAGCATGGAAGGAGATCCAGGATCAGGAGAAAGAAGGGGGCATGGGTGAAGACGAGAAGTTCCGACTCAAAGAGGAGATGCAGAAGAAAGTCGACGCAGCCAATGAAGAGCTCCAGAAGGTATTCGATAAGAAGGAGACGGAGATGAGTTCATAA
- a CDS encoding VOC family protein → MTHTLPMQKITPCLWFDNNCEEAVNFYTSVFPNSKIDSIKRYPEGMGGPMEGMGGKILTAVFTLDGLTFQALDGGPTFTMNPSLSFFVNFDPLHNPNAASDIDAMWAKLTEGGKILMPLQEYPFSKRYGWVQDRFGTSWQLIFTDPAGEERPRMIPSLLFTQRAAGHAEEALNLYVSVFGGDSKVGQLAKYPAGMPHDKEGTLMFGEAKLAGQWLTAMDSAHTGHHFTFNEGGSLVIETADQAETDAIWQKLTAGGGQDSQCGWVKDKFGVSWQIVPKRMMELLSDPDQEKSNRALQAMMQMQKIDIAKLESAFNGH, encoded by the coding sequence ATCACTCATACTCTTCCTATGCAAAAGATCACCCCGTGCCTGTGGTTCGACAACAACTGCGAAGAAGCGGTCAATTTTTATACATCTGTCTTCCCGAATTCGAAGATCGATTCGATCAAGCGCTATCCGGAAGGGATGGGCGGGCCGATGGAAGGTATGGGTGGGAAAATCCTCACCGCGGTATTCACACTCGATGGTCTCACCTTTCAAGCGCTTGACGGCGGCCCCACCTTCACGATGAATCCGTCACTCTCCTTCTTCGTCAATTTCGATCCGCTGCATAATCCGAACGCCGCAAGCGATATCGATGCGATGTGGGCAAAGCTCACCGAAGGCGGGAAGATCCTCATGCCGCTGCAGGAATATCCGTTCTCGAAGCGCTATGGCTGGGTCCAAGATCGTTTCGGTACGTCGTGGCAGCTCATCTTTACCGATCCTGCAGGTGAAGAGCGTCCACGCATGATCCCATCGCTTCTCTTTACCCAGAGAGCAGCGGGTCACGCTGAAGAAGCACTCAATCTGTATGTCTCCGTATTCGGCGGTGATTCGAAAGTGGGACAACTCGCGAAATATCCTGCTGGAATGCCACACGACAAGGAAGGCACTCTCATGTTCGGCGAAGCAAAGCTCGCCGGACAGTGGCTCACCGCGATGGACAGCGCACATACGGGACACCACTTCACCTTCAACGAAGGAGGCTCCCTTGTCATCGAGACTGCCGATCAGGCCGAGACCGATGCCATCTGGCAGAAGCTCACTGCGGGTGGCGGGCAGGATAGCCAATGCGGCTGGGTGAAGGATAAATTCGGCGTCTCGTGGCAGATCGTCCCGAAGCGCATGATGGAACTTCTCAGTGATCCCGATCAGGAGAAATCCAACCGCGCACTCCAAGCGATGATGCAGATGCAGAAGATCGATATCGCCAAGCTCGAGAGCGCATTCAACGGCCACTAA
- a CDS encoding site-2 protease family protein has translation MTTVLLVLGILVFLIVVHEIGHFVAAKIFKVKVEEFGIGYPPRAFLMTVVKGTEYTLNWLPFGGFVRLFGEHGETHVKGSFAGAPKYAQAVILIAGVTMNALTAWFLFAGALAVGVPRVITDRAQIEHAQLFVNTVVPGSPADAAGIRTGDEITQILDSNGKQVGLTPMEVVNFIGDRGGKPLDVTYRRESEVFQTTVIPAHAVVSQAADRPAVGVGLVLVTDDAMSVWQALKEAGPRTMGAFRDTVNGLWKLVRDAAAGEPDLKEIVGPVGLVDFVGNASRHGVGHVLALAAFISVNLAVINLVPIPALDGGRLFLLGIEAIIRRPPNKLAVQLLNFAGVLLIIFLMVTVTYNDIARLLA, from the coding sequence ATGACCACCGTTCTTTTGGTTTTAGGGATCCTCGTATTCCTGATCGTCGTGCACGAGATCGGCCACTTCGTCGCGGCGAAGATCTTCAAAGTGAAAGTCGAGGAATTCGGCATCGGCTATCCGCCGCGTGCATTCCTCATGACCGTCGTGAAGGGGACGGAATACACGCTCAACTGGCTTCCGTTCGGCGGATTCGTCCGTCTGTTCGGTGAGCATGGCGAAACCCACGTGAAGGGAAGCTTCGCGGGTGCGCCGAAATACGCACAGGCAGTCATCCTCATTGCAGGAGTCACCATGAACGCGCTCACCGCATGGTTTCTTTTTGCCGGCGCTCTCGCCGTCGGCGTGCCGCGCGTCATCACGGACCGCGCGCAGATCGAGCATGCACAGCTCTTCGTGAATACCGTCGTCCCGGGTTCTCCTGCAGATGCCGCAGGCATCCGCACCGGCGACGAGATCACACAGATCCTTGATTCGAATGGAAAGCAGGTCGGCCTCACGCCGATGGAAGTGGTGAATTTCATCGGGGACCGCGGAGGCAAGCCGCTCGATGTGACGTACCGTCGTGAGAGCGAGGTCTTCCAGACGACGGTCATCCCGGCGCACGCCGTGGTCTCGCAGGCAGCGGATAGGCCGGCGGTCGGTGTGGGGTTGGTCTTGGTTACCGATGATGCGATGTCAGTCTGGCAGGCATTAAAGGAAGCAGGGCCGCGTACGATGGGGGCATTCCGCGATACGGTGAACGGCTTATGGAAATTGGTGCGTGATGCTGCAGCAGGGGAACCTGATCTTAAAGAGATCGTCGGCCCTGTCGGTTTGGTGGATTTCGTCGGCAACGCATCGCGTCACGGCGTCGGGCACGTACTCGCGCTCGCGGCGTTCATCTCGGTCAATCTCGCGGTCATCAACCTCGTGCCGATCCCGGCGCTCGACGGCGGACGTCTCTTCCTTCTCGGTATCGAAGCGATCATCCGCCGACCGCCGAACAAGCTCGCGGTGCAGCTTCTCAATTTCGCGGGAGTATTGCTCATCATCTTCCTCATGGTGACGGTGACGTACAACGACATTGCGCGGCTTCTCGCATAA
- a CDS encoding HPF/RaiA family ribosome-associated protein, producing the protein MDLRIKTSDYEMPREVADYLDDKIDSIQKLLAADAETARCEVELGRHVGSSQQGDVWRAEIIVHRNGQRHVASATGESINAAIDVAKDEILQQLRKSKGRSFAMARRMAGRLKRMARWA; encoded by the coding sequence ATGGATCTGAGAATAAAAACGAGCGATTACGAGATGCCACGTGAGGTCGCCGACTACCTCGATGACAAGATCGATTCCATACAGAAACTGCTCGCCGCCGATGCGGAGACCGCTCGTTGCGAAGTGGAGCTTGGGCGGCATGTCGGAAGCTCACAGCAAGGCGATGTATGGCGCGCGGAAATCATCGTGCATCGCAACGGCCAGCGGCATGTCGCCTCGGCGACCGGGGAAAGCATCAACGCAGCCATTGATGTAGCGAAGGATGAGATCCTCCAGCAACTTCGCAAGAGCAAGGGAAGAAGCTTTGCGATGGCGAGAAGGATGGCAGGTCGTCTCAAGAGGATGGCACGCTGGGCATAA
- a CDS encoding DUF948 domain-containing protein produces MTDPKQLEKTALQITKAVGSPASIVVHSLLFLGSFLLAFWGLVDFDRMLLLLTTIVSLEAIYLALFIQMTINYQSQSIAEVSQDVEELTEDIGEIQEDVEEISEDVGEIQEDMEELQEDVEEISEDVEEISEDVEEMSEDEEEEEKEDEKREKAHKETLDAIHHDLQRLLIDIEKLKKKE; encoded by the coding sequence ATGACCGACCCGAAACAGCTCGAGAAGACCGCACTGCAGATAACCAAAGCGGTCGGTTCTCCTGCATCGATCGTCGTCCATTCGCTCCTCTTCTTGGGGAGCTTCCTTCTCGCATTCTGGGGTCTCGTCGATTTCGACCGCATGCTCCTTCTTCTCACGACGATCGTCTCACTTGAAGCGATCTACCTCGCGCTCTTCATCCAGATGACGATCAACTACCAATCGCAATCGATCGCCGAGGTCAGTCAGGACGTCGAAGAACTCACCGAAGACATCGGTGAGATCCAGGAAGACGTCGAGGAGATCTCCGAAGATGTCGGGGAGATCCAGGAAGACATGGAGGAACTCCAGGAAGACGTGGAGGAGATCTCGGAAGACGTGGAGGAGATCTCCGAGGACGTCGAAGAGATGTCTGAAGACGAGGAGGAGGAAGAGAAGGAAGACGAGAAGCGCGAAAAGGCACATAAGGAAACGCTCGATGCCATCCATCACGATCTCCAGCGTCTCCTCATCGACATCGAGAAACTTAAGAAGAAGGAATAA
- a CDS encoding peptidoglycan-binding protein — protein sequence MDLVKNSRALTLFVMSLVISASFAFAPLLVEADTLSIDFESYATGAINGQNGWTKTGSYDVEVVESSVLSGSKSLRFSNAVTSGSFGDQTFTTSLTDEAGDAQAVSGGQSGGARQNHFEAEFKIKAATTTYQPGLFLSVSPDRGDGARMSYLSFADTAEGIDVNFYDVQSVIDPAVFTPTLVANDLSRESAHTAKFVIDFVDGPSNDIVKIYIDGNLVHTGTTWENYFRFDNESNPSLADESRTVDSLLFRAGGTAAPATLGVGFLIDDITLTSSTATPVNSSDTVKISGNTSAAENALGWMFNRDTSTASPFAFNTGAASIGTGSLFVSPISSTTASNKFIGELFLLKKISEIGSISYDFKIAAPSADVEEQFYMNVYANFGVSSSTKFYDCRYNVVPTTGSTGAFTTVTFDPTQSYPVTTRTGGQASPFTCPSSPAGMNALSAGSSIRVVAINVGDTSLGDAGVSGYLDNVKVVTKSGINTDTTIYDLEPKNVTPTANDMTVLVPVNGWADFTLDYSDEDDFSGEAFVFTVNNPQDGELSGTAPLLTYTPDEDFFGSDSFTFWVNDGSSTSNIATVNLITYESPDCPEGMNFVGGGVDKCMNISIFVGIAGFPSNIADLIDELLEQYSSLEGLLAFLGTFDEFVSVDVEFITPTCSSGIFVGAHDVCENDGNNEEETPTDVCPNIDGDQSEVLSGKVIQDGQCVDQTTGGGSSTPAPTSGGGGSRGGGGGGGGPAIPQVLGAATGTCYQFTRNLSFGMRGDDVLELQKALAAKGHMTAAANGNFGPATQAAVISFQKANGLEQVGMAGPKTRALLNVCPGGVNPNQALIDELTKKLNVILAQIQQLLAARTQ from the coding sequence ATGGATCTCGTAAAGAACTCCCGCGCCCTGACGCTCTTCGTCATGTCGCTCGTTATCAGCGCCAGCTTTGCATTCGCTCCGCTTTTAGTCGAGGCTGACACTCTTAGCATTGATTTCGAAAGCTACGCAACCGGCGCCATCAACGGCCAAAACGGCTGGACGAAGACCGGTAGCTACGATGTCGAAGTCGTCGAATCCTCGGTACTCTCAGGCTCCAAGTCGCTCCGTTTCTCGAATGCCGTAACCAGCGGCAGTTTCGGCGATCAGACCTTCACCACCTCGCTTACTGACGAAGCGGGTGATGCACAGGCTGTGAGCGGCGGCCAATCCGGCGGCGCACGCCAGAACCACTTTGAAGCCGAGTTCAAGATCAAAGCGGCAACCACCACCTATCAGCCGGGACTCTTTCTCTCGGTCTCTCCCGACCGCGGCGACGGCGCGCGCATGAGTTATCTCAGCTTCGCTGACACGGCAGAAGGTATCGATGTCAATTTCTACGACGTCCAGAGCGTCATCGACCCAGCGGTCTTTACGCCGACCCTCGTAGCAAACGATCTCTCGCGCGAGTCCGCACACACGGCGAAATTCGTCATCGATTTCGTCGATGGTCCGTCGAACGACATCGTGAAGATCTACATCGACGGCAACCTTGTCCATACGGGAACGACCTGGGAGAACTACTTCCGCTTCGATAACGAATCGAATCCGTCGCTCGCTGATGAGAGTCGCACCGTCGATTCCCTGCTCTTCCGTGCGGGCGGTACCGCTGCTCCTGCGACCCTCGGCGTCGGCTTCCTCATTGATGACATTACTCTGACCTCATCGACCGCTACGCCGGTCAATTCGTCCGACACGGTGAAAATCTCCGGCAACACTTCCGCGGCAGAGAACGCCCTCGGCTGGATGTTCAACCGCGACACTTCGACCGCATCGCCGTTCGCCTTCAACACCGGTGCGGCATCCATCGGCACCGGCAGCCTCTTCGTCTCCCCCATCTCGAGCACGACGGCAAGCAATAAGTTCATCGGCGAACTGTTTCTTCTGAAGAAGATCTCGGAGATCGGCAGCATCTCGTACGACTTCAAGATCGCCGCTCCGAGCGCGGATGTCGAAGAGCAGTTCTACATGAATGTGTATGCCAACTTCGGCGTCTCGTCTTCGACGAAATTCTACGACTGCCGCTACAACGTCGTCCCGACCACAGGCTCGACCGGTGCGTTCACGACGGTCACCTTCGATCCGACGCAGAGCTATCCGGTAACGACGCGCACCGGCGGCCAAGCATCGCCATTCACCTGCCCGTCTTCCCCGGCTGGCATGAATGCACTGAGCGCAGGCTCCAGCATCCGCGTCGTGGCCATCAACGTAGGTGACACGAGTCTTGGCGATGCAGGCGTCAGCGGCTATCTCGACAACGTGAAGGTCGTCACGAAGAGCGGCATCAACACCGACACCACCATTTACGATCTCGAACCGAAGAACGTCACCCCGACGGCGAACGACATGACCGTTCTCGTACCCGTCAACGGATGGGCAGACTTCACGCTCGATTACTCAGACGAGGACGACTTCTCCGGCGAAGCGTTCGTCTTCACGGTCAACAATCCGCAGGATGGTGAACTCTCCGGCACCGCACCTCTTCTCACCTACACGCCGGACGAAGACTTCTTCGGAAGCGATTCCTTCACCTTCTGGGTTAATGACGGCTCCTCCACGAGCAACATCGCGACGGTAAATCTCATCACCTACGAATCCCCCGACTGCCCTGAAGGCATGAACTTCGTCGGCGGCGGCGTCGATAAGTGTATGAACATCAGCATTTTCGTCGGCATCGCAGGATTCCCGTCGAATATCGCAGATCTCATTGATGAACTCCTCGAACAGTATTCATCGCTCGAAGGCCTCCTCGCATTCCTCGGCACGTTTGATGAGTTCGTGAGCGTCGACGTCGAATTCATCACTCCGACCTGCTCATCAGGCATCTTCGTCGGTGCACACGATGTCTGCGAGAATGACGGCAACAACGAAGAAGAGACCCCGACCGACGTCTGCCCGAATATCGATGGCGATCAGTCTGAAGTCCTGTCAGGCAAAGTGATCCAGGATGGCCAGTGTGTCGATCAGACGACCGGCGGAGGTAGCAGCACTCCTGCTCCGACATCCGGTGGTGGTGGCAGCCGTGGCGGCGGAGGTGGCGGTGGCGGACCAGCTATTCCGCAGGTCCTCGGCGCAGCAACCGGCACCTGCTACCAATTCACCCGCAATCTCTCGTTCGGCATGCGCGGTGATGATGTCTTGGAACTCCAGAAGGCACTCGCCGCAAAGGGACATATGACCGCAGCAGCGAACGGCAACTTCGGCCCAGCGACCCAGGCAGCTGTCATCAGCTTCCAGAAGGCTAACGGCCTCGAACAGGTCGGCATGGCGGGCCCCAAGACCCGCGCGCTCCTCAACGTCTGCCCAGGCGGTGTGAATCCGAACCAGGCGCTCATCGACGAGCTCACCAAGAAGCTCAATGTGATCCTCGCTCAGATCCAGCAGCTCCTCGCCGCTCGCACCCAGTAA
- the def gene encoding peptide deformylase: protein MKRDIVQDGHPALRAEAHDIPKKDIGSPAIQQLIADMKALLAKEKYGVALAAPQVGETLRLFIVAGSVRKRAKKDAEEDVPEAGMPETDQVYINPQLTKVSRGKKDKHEGCLSVRGKWGMVPRAEKATIKAYDEHGKAFTRGASGLLAHIFQHEMDHLNGVLYIDKAKELYDERDTGQE from the coding sequence ATGAAGCGAGACATCGTACAAGACGGCCACCCGGCGCTCCGCGCAGAGGCGCATGACATCCCGAAGAAAGATATCGGGAGTCCTGCTATCCAACAGCTCATCGCTGACATGAAAGCACTTCTTGCGAAAGAAAAGTACGGCGTCGCTCTCGCTGCACCGCAGGTCGGCGAAACGCTTCGTCTGTTCATCGTCGCCGGTTCCGTCCGTAAGCGTGCGAAAAAAGATGCAGAAGAAGATGTTCCGGAGGCGGGCATGCCTGAGACCGATCAGGTATACATCAATCCCCAGCTCACGAAAGTCTCGCGTGGCAAGAAAGACAAGCACGAAGGCTGCCTTTCGGTGCGTGGCAAATGGGGTATGGTCCCGCGCGCCGAGAAAGCGACGATCAAAGCCTACGACGAGCACGGCAAAGCCTTCACCCGCGGCGCCTCCGGACTTCTCGCACATATCTTCCAGCACGAGATGGATCATCTCAACGGTGTCCTTTATATAGATAAGGCGAAAGAACTCTATGACGAACGCGACACCGGGCAGGAGTAA
- a CDS encoding DUF1153 domain-containing protein: MIMSKTRTVKGPDGQSITIADLPSPDTKRWVIKKKAIVVAAVSGGLLTIAEACERYSLSLEEFLAWKRAIEKHGTPGLRSTKLQQYRNGHE; encoded by the coding sequence ATGATCATGAGCAAGACTCGAACGGTTAAGGGTCCGGATGGACAATCCATAACCATCGCGGATCTGCCATCGCCGGATACGAAGCGATGGGTGATCAAGAAGAAGGCGATCGTCGTAGCGGCGGTGAGCGGTGGACTTCTCACCATCGCCGAAGCATGCGAGCGGTATTCGCTCAGTCTCGAAGAATTCCTCGCGTGGAAACGGGCGATCGAAAAACATGGCACGCCCGGCCTGCGCTCGACGAAACTGCAGCAGTATCGGAACGGACACGAATAA
- a CDS encoding YdeI/OmpD-associated family protein: MTLSGGTAHPLPADLRKAIQTTPKVLALWQDISPLARNEWICWVISGKKAETRGIRIEKAISKMKGSMRRPCCWVGCIHRTDKPMSRSMKYVLNKKSK, translated from the coding sequence ATGACTCTCTCCGGCGGCACCGCCCATCCCCTTCCTGCAGATCTCCGGAAGGCAATTCAGACGACTCCCAAAGTGCTTGCGCTCTGGCAGGACATTTCACCGCTCGCGCGCAATGAATGGATCTGCTGGGTGATATCCGGCAAGAAGGCCGAGACGCGCGGCATCCGCATCGAGAAAGCGATCTCAAAAATGAAAGGTAGTATGCGTCGTCCGTGCTGCTGGGTCGGCTGCATCCATCGCACCGATAAGCCGATGAGCCGTTCGATGAAGTACGTTCTCAACAAGAAATCCAAGTGA
- a CDS encoding methionyl-tRNA formyltransferase: MTNATPGRSKLVFFGTFPLAEEVLNALEVAGLTPQLIVAGKDRLDRKKNVIPSPEKAWALARDIPVLQPEKIDDAFLSELQKDSWDAFVVASYGKILPQALLDIPKFGTINLHPSLLPKLRGPSPIRSAILNDEKEVGVSIMILDDKMDHGPLIGQKEVSVPEWPPKGTELDALLAREGAELLAEVLPRYFSGEITPQEQDHSEATYCKIFLKEEGEIDLKADAYHNLLKIRAFDGWPGTFAFFDRNGEKLRVVIIDAHIENGKLVLETVKPEGKPAMSYKDFLNSGARPL, from the coding sequence ATGACGAACGCGACACCGGGCAGGAGTAAGCTCGTCTTCTTCGGCACCTTCCCACTCGCGGAAGAGGTATTGAACGCGCTCGAAGTCGCAGGACTCACGCCACAACTTATTGTTGCCGGTAAAGATCGTCTTGATCGCAAGAAGAATGTCATCCCCTCTCCCGAAAAAGCATGGGCTCTCGCACGCGACATCCCCGTGCTGCAACCAGAGAAGATCGATGACGCATTCCTTTCTGAATTACAGAAAGACTCATGGGACGCGTTCGTCGTCGCATCGTATGGAAAGATCCTTCCGCAAGCCCTGCTTGATATCCCGAAGTTCGGCACCATCAATCTGCACCCGTCGCTGCTGCCGAAACTCCGCGGTCCGTCTCCGATCCGTTCTGCGATCCTCAACGACGAGAAAGAGGTCGGTGTCTCCATCATGATCCTCGATGACAAGATGGATCACGGGCCGCTTATCGGCCAGAAAGAAGTGAGCGTCCCCGAATGGCCGCCGAAAGGAACGGAACTTGATGCGCTTCTGGCACGCGAAGGAGCAGAGCTTCTCGCAGAAGTGTTACCGAGATATTTTTCGGGAGAAATCACACCGCAGGAGCAGGATCATTCAGAGGCTACGTACTGCAAGATCTTTTTGAAAGAAGAGGGAGAGATCGATTTAAAAGCCGACGCGTATCACAACCTCTTGAAGATCCGCGCGTTCGATGGCTGGCCCGGTACGTTCGCTTTTTTCGACCGCAATGGTGAAAAACTCCGTGTCGTCATCATCGATGCGCACATCGAGAACGGCAAATTAGTGCTCGAGACGGTAAAGCCGGAAGGTAAACCCGCGATGTCCTACAAGGATTTCCTCAATTCCGGCGCCCGACCGCTCTAA
- a CDS encoding prolyl-tRNA synthetase: MRQSQLFTRTRKEAPKDEVAKNAQLLIRAGYIHKEMAGVYSFLPLGVRVLEKINTIIREEMNKIGGQELHMTALQSKELWEKTDRWSDEVVDNWFKTELKGGSEVGLGFTHEEPLTNIMRSFVSSYTDLPRLAYQIQWKFRNEERAKSGIMRGREFLMKDLYSFATSQEEHEIIYEKVAKAYETIFKRLGIGDMTYRTFASGGSFAKYSHEYQCLLPVGEDTVHVSKEKKIAINKEVLNEEVLNDLGLSEDELTEEKAVEVGNIFSLSTRFSEPLGLVYKDTEGNDTPVIMGSYGIGPSRLMGVLVEAFADDAGIIWPKEVAPYQVHLVSITGGNAEIEKEADRVYEMLEECGIETLYDDRDVRAGEKFADADLIGIPLRLVVSEKTVSAGGVEMTERGKGKGTLVAESDIIERINGK; this comes from the coding sequence ATGCGACAGTCTCAATTGTTCACGCGAACGCGAAAGGAAGCTCCGAAAGACGAGGTCGCGAAGAACGCGCAGCTCCTCATCCGCGCCGGATACATCCATAAGGAAATGGCGGGCGTGTATTCGTTCCTCCCGCTCGGCGTGCGCGTCCTCGAGAAGATCAACACCATCATCCGCGAGGAGATGAACAAGATCGGCGGACAGGAGCTCCATATGACCGCGTTGCAGTCGAAGGAATTGTGGGAGAAGACCGATCGCTGGAGCGATGAGGTCGTCGACAACTGGTTCAAGACGGAATTGAAAGGCGGCAGCGAAGTGGGGCTCGGGTTCACCCACGAAGAGCCGCTTACCAACATCATGCGTTCGTTCGTGAGTTCGTATACGGACTTGCCGCGTCTCGCATACCAGATCCAGTGGAAATTCCGCAACGAAGAGCGCGCGAAGAGCGGCATCATGCGCGGTCGCGAATTCCTGATGAAGGATCTCTATTCCTTTGCGACTTCGCAGGAAGAACACGAGATCATCTACGAGAAGGTCGCGAAAGCATACGAAACCATCTTCAAGCGTCTCGGGATCGGCGATATGACGTATCGCACGTTCGCATCCGGCGGATCATTTGCAAAGTACTCGCACGAATACCAGTGCCTGCTGCCGGTCGGCGAGGATACCGTTCATGTCAGCAAGGAAAAGAAGATCGCCATCAATAAGGAAGTGTTGAACGAGGAGGTGCTGAACGATCTCGGTCTTTCGGAAGATGAGCTTACCGAAGAGAAAGCCGTGGAAGTCGGGAACATCTTCAGTCTCAGCACGCGATTCTCTGAGCCGCTTGGTCTCGTCTATAAGGATACGGAGGGTAACGATACGCCGGTCATCATGGGTTCCTACGGCATCGGTCCATCACGTCTGATGGGCGTACTCGTCGAGGCATTCGCGGACGACGCCGGAATCATCTGGCCGAAAGAAGTCGCGCCGTATCAGGTGCATCTCGTTTCCATCACGGGGGGAAACGCAGAAATCGAGAAGGAGGCTGATCGCGTCTATGAGATGCTCGAGGAATGCGGTATCGAAACGCTCTATGACGATCGCGACGTGCGTGCAGGAGAAAAATTCGCAGACGCCGATCTTATCGGCATACCGTTGCGCCTGGTGGTCTCAGAAAAGACCGTGTCCGCCGGGGGCGTTGAAATGACTGAACGAGGCAAGGGCAAGGGAACCCTAGTCGCGGAGAGCGACATAATCGAACGAATCAATGGCAAATAA